Genomic window (Streptomyces sp. LX-29):
CCGCCACCGTCTCCGTCTCCCGAATCCGTCCCGGCCACCCACCGCTCCGAACCGACCGAAGAGAACCCTCCACACATGGACACGCCCCCTCCGCAGACCGAGCACACCGCGCCCACCGACGCCGACGTGGCCGCCATCAAGGCGCAGCTGAACCGCGTGCCGCGCGGTCTGCGCGCCATCGCCCACCGCTGCCCCTGCGGCAACCCCGACGTCGTCGAGACGGCCCCGCGGCTCGAGGACGGCACGCCCTTCCCGACGCTCTACTACCTGACCTGCCCGCGCGCCGCCTCCGCCATCGGCACCCTGGAGGCCAACGGCGTGATGAAGGAGATGCAGGCCCGGCTCGGCACCGACCCGGAGCTGGCCGCCGCCTACCGCGCCGCCCACGAGGACTACATCGCCCGCCGCGACGCGATCGAGGTGCTGGAGGGCTTCCCGAGCGCCGGCGGCATGCCGGACCGGGTCAAGTGCCTGCATGTGCTGGTCGGCCACTCGCTGGCGGCCGGGCCCGGCGTCAACCCGCTGGGCGACGAGGCCCTGGCGCTGCTGCCGGAGTGGTGGCGCAAGGGCCCGTGCGTGAACCCCTGCGGGGGCGAGGGGGAGTCCGAGTGAGGCGCGTCGCCGCCATCGACTGCGGCACCAACTCCATCCGACTGCTCGTCGCCGACCTCGACCCGGCCACCGGCGAACTGGTCGAGCTCGACCGGCGGATGCGGATCGTGCGCCTGGGCCAGGGCGTGGACCGCACCGGGCGGCTGGCCCCCGAGGCGCTGGAGCGCACGTTCGCGGCGTGCCGGGAGTACGCCGCCGTGATCGAGGAGTACGGGGCGTCCCACCCGCGCTTCGTGGCCACCTCCGCCTCGCGCGACGCGGAGAACCGCGAGGACTTCGTGCGCGGCGTGCTGGAGATCCTGGGCGTGGAGCCCGAGGTGATCACCGGCGATCAGGAGGCGGAGTTCTCCTTCACCGGCGCCACCCGGGAGCTCACCGGCGCCGACGGCTTCGAGAAGCCGTACCTGGTGGTGGACATCGGCGGCGGCTCCACGGAGTTCGTCGTCGGTGAGGACCATGTGCGGGCCGCGCGCAGCGTGGACATCGGCTGTGTG
Coding sequences:
- a CDS encoding Ppx/GppA phosphatase family protein is translated as MRRVAAIDCGTNSIRLLVADLDPATGELVELDRRMRIVRLGQGVDRTGRLAPEALERTFAACREYAAVIEEYGASHPRFVATSASRDAENREDFVRGVLEILGVEPEVITGDQEAEFSFTGATRELTGADGFEKPYLVVDIGGGSTEFVVGEDHVRAARSVDIGCVRMTERHLVVDGRVEDRPTPAQIEAIRADITAALDQVAETVPLDEARTLVGLAGSVTTVAAIALGLTAYDSAAIHHSRISLDQVREVTGRLLEATHAERAAIAVIHPGRVDVIAAGALVLLTIMERIGAREVVVSEHDILDGIAWSVAEQTV
- a CDS encoding DUF501 domain-containing protein — its product is MDTPPPQTEHTAPTDADVAAIKAQLNRVPRGLRAIAHRCPCGNPDVVETAPRLEDGTPFPTLYYLTCPRAASAIGTLEANGVMKEMQARLGTDPELAAAYRAAHEDYIARRDAIEVLEGFPSAGGMPDRVKCLHVLVGHSLAAGPGVNPLGDEALALLPEWWRKGPCVNPCGGEGESE